Proteins co-encoded in one Neodiprion lecontei isolate iyNeoLeco1 chromosome 3, iyNeoLeco1.1, whole genome shotgun sequence genomic window:
- the LOC107224730 gene encoding arginine/serine-rich coiled-coil protein 2 isoform X1, with protein MDSLASYTSDGEESNASDDSKMPYSERGEVAARRASDANYDPVQMDMSEESNNNNSSGESSSERANSPATAQFRRGSKVEAGRSHSSSSDQRRSNHETHTTNPREEQKKEKSDRPRHSEDKYRGDDKYRKSAHDHDRRRRDSDHRDGKDGRKSRDDERRTKEEDKRKDRSASRSNREEKSEDKDRSNKDYHHRDDRRDRDRRRDRDRDRRHPREERIKDRHREERPVHPKEKERVRSRSRSRSKDHVVPPFRAMTYREEKSRNKMAQLEKLGIELKAPEGENSATNVQSEQNYYNPLATATQGKYAEQIQKRKLLWANKSKPDESKSTSLAAGTANTWVGTTFTHDQDGKVTAKFKRLMGIKGDLPVSGPGSETGPKPEILKKQEEMFSNMEQQYEVARATTHTQRGVGFGYATGGYQFPR; from the exons TTCGAAG ATGCCGTACTCAGAGAGAGGAGAGGTTGCTGCAAGACGTGCCAGTGACGCCAATTACGATCCCGTTCAAATGGACATGAGTGAG gAAAGCAACAATAACAACTCTTCTGGCGAGTCAAGCAGCGAACGCGCCAACAGTCCCGCTACCGCACAGTTTCGGCGTGGGTCAAAAGTGGAAGCAGGGCGGTCGCATTCGTCATCCTCAGACCAGAG GCGATCGAACCATGAGACGCACACAACCAACCCACGAGAAGAACAGAAGAAGGAGAAATCAGACCGACCCAGACATTCAGAAGACAAATATCGCGGCGATGacaaatatcgaaaatctgcACACGACCATGACAGAAGAAGACGGGACAGTGATCACAGAGACGGGAAGGATGGCAGAAAGTCTAGAGATGACGAGAGGAGGACTAAGGAAGAAGACAAACGCAAAGATCGATCTGCTTCCAGGTCAAATAGAGAAGAGAAAAGCGAAGATAAGGATAGAAGCAACAAAGATTATCATCATCGAGATGATCGGAGAGATAGAGACAGACGCAGAGATCGTGACAGAGATCGCCGACATCCCAGAGAGGAAAGAATCAAAGATCGTCACAGAGAAGAGCGTCCAGTTCAtccgaaagaaaaagaaagagtcAGATCTCGATCCAGATCCAGGTCTAAAGATCATGTAGTGCCCCCGTTCAGGGCAATGACTTATCGTGAGGAAAAAAGTAGAAACAAAATGGCGCAGCTTGAAAAATTAGGCATAGAACTAAAAGCTCCAGAAGGGGAAAATAGTGCAACGAATGTTCAGAGTGAACAGAATTATTATAATCCCCTGGCTACAGCTACTCAAGGAAAGTATGCGGAGCAAATACAGAAGCGGAAACTTCTGTGGGCTAACAAG TCAAAGCCGGACGAAAGTAAATCCACAAGTTTGGCAGCTGGAACAGCCAACACATGGGTTGGTACGACATTTACGCACGACCAAGACGGTAAAGTAACGGCAAAGTTCAAACGACTGATGGGGATCAAAGGTGACTTACCAGTTTCCGGACCTGGATCAGAAACTGGACCTAAACCAGAGATACTAAAAAAACAGGAAGAAATGTTCAGTAACATGGAACAGCAATACGAAGTTGCACGTGCTACAACCCACACTCAACGCGGAGTCGGATTTGGCTATGCTACGGGGGGGTATCAATTTCCACGATAA
- the LOC107224730 gene encoding arginine/serine-rich coiled-coil protein 2 isoform X2, whose product MIQYLRTSARSMLCEGLSRLPPSPNPKIKVSRRSQQKESNNNNSSGESSSERANSPATAQFRRGSKVEAGRSHSSSSDQRRSNHETHTTNPREEQKKEKSDRPRHSEDKYRGDDKYRKSAHDHDRRRRDSDHRDGKDGRKSRDDERRTKEEDKRKDRSASRSNREEKSEDKDRSNKDYHHRDDRRDRDRRRDRDRDRRHPREERIKDRHREERPVHPKEKERVRSRSRSRSKDHVVPPFRAMTYREEKSRNKMAQLEKLGIELKAPEGENSATNVQSEQNYYNPLATATQGKYAEQIQKRKLLWANKSKPDESKSTSLAAGTANTWVGTTFTHDQDGKVTAKFKRLMGIKGDLPVSGPGSETGPKPEILKKQEEMFSNMEQQYEVARATTHTQRGVGFGYATGGYQFPR is encoded by the exons ATGATACAATATCTACGCACCTCGGCAAGGTCTATGCTGTGTGAGGGTCTTTCAAGACTACCCCCAAGTCCTAATCCGAAGATAAAGGTGAGTAGAAGAAGCCAGCAGAAG gAAAGCAACAATAACAACTCTTCTGGCGAGTCAAGCAGCGAACGCGCCAACAGTCCCGCTACCGCACAGTTTCGGCGTGGGTCAAAAGTGGAAGCAGGGCGGTCGCATTCGTCATCCTCAGACCAGAG GCGATCGAACCATGAGACGCACACAACCAACCCACGAGAAGAACAGAAGAAGGAGAAATCAGACCGACCCAGACATTCAGAAGACAAATATCGCGGCGATGacaaatatcgaaaatctgcACACGACCATGACAGAAGAAGACGGGACAGTGATCACAGAGACGGGAAGGATGGCAGAAAGTCTAGAGATGACGAGAGGAGGACTAAGGAAGAAGACAAACGCAAAGATCGATCTGCTTCCAGGTCAAATAGAGAAGAGAAAAGCGAAGATAAGGATAGAAGCAACAAAGATTATCATCATCGAGATGATCGGAGAGATAGAGACAGACGCAGAGATCGTGACAGAGATCGCCGACATCCCAGAGAGGAAAGAATCAAAGATCGTCACAGAGAAGAGCGTCCAGTTCAtccgaaagaaaaagaaagagtcAGATCTCGATCCAGATCCAGGTCTAAAGATCATGTAGTGCCCCCGTTCAGGGCAATGACTTATCGTGAGGAAAAAAGTAGAAACAAAATGGCGCAGCTTGAAAAATTAGGCATAGAACTAAAAGCTCCAGAAGGGGAAAATAGTGCAACGAATGTTCAGAGTGAACAGAATTATTATAATCCCCTGGCTACAGCTACTCAAGGAAAGTATGCGGAGCAAATACAGAAGCGGAAACTTCTGTGGGCTAACAAG TCAAAGCCGGACGAAAGTAAATCCACAAGTTTGGCAGCTGGAACAGCCAACACATGGGTTGGTACGACATTTACGCACGACCAAGACGGTAAAGTAACGGCAAAGTTCAAACGACTGATGGGGATCAAAGGTGACTTACCAGTTTCCGGACCTGGATCAGAAACTGGACCTAAACCAGAGATACTAAAAAAACAGGAAGAAATGTTCAGTAACATGGAACAGCAATACGAAGTTGCACGTGCTACAACCCACACTCAACGCGGAGTCGGATTTGGCTATGCTACGGGGGGGTATCAATTTCCACGATAA
- the LOC107224730 gene encoding arginine/serine-rich coiled-coil protein 2 isoform X3, translated as MIQYLRTSARSMLCEGLSRLPPSPNPKIKESNNNNSSGESSSERANSPATAQFRRGSKVEAGRSHSSSSDQRRSNHETHTTNPREEQKKEKSDRPRHSEDKYRGDDKYRKSAHDHDRRRRDSDHRDGKDGRKSRDDERRTKEEDKRKDRSASRSNREEKSEDKDRSNKDYHHRDDRRDRDRRRDRDRDRRHPREERIKDRHREERPVHPKEKERVRSRSRSRSKDHVVPPFRAMTYREEKSRNKMAQLEKLGIELKAPEGENSATNVQSEQNYYNPLATATQGKYAEQIQKRKLLWANKSKPDESKSTSLAAGTANTWVGTTFTHDQDGKVTAKFKRLMGIKGDLPVSGPGSETGPKPEILKKQEEMFSNMEQQYEVARATTHTQRGVGFGYATGGYQFPR; from the exons ATGATACAATATCTACGCACCTCGGCAAGGTCTATGCTGTGTGAGGGTCTTTCAAGACTACCCCCAAGTCCTAATCCGAAGATAAAG gAAAGCAACAATAACAACTCTTCTGGCGAGTCAAGCAGCGAACGCGCCAACAGTCCCGCTACCGCACAGTTTCGGCGTGGGTCAAAAGTGGAAGCAGGGCGGTCGCATTCGTCATCCTCAGACCAGAG GCGATCGAACCATGAGACGCACACAACCAACCCACGAGAAGAACAGAAGAAGGAGAAATCAGACCGACCCAGACATTCAGAAGACAAATATCGCGGCGATGacaaatatcgaaaatctgcACACGACCATGACAGAAGAAGACGGGACAGTGATCACAGAGACGGGAAGGATGGCAGAAAGTCTAGAGATGACGAGAGGAGGACTAAGGAAGAAGACAAACGCAAAGATCGATCTGCTTCCAGGTCAAATAGAGAAGAGAAAAGCGAAGATAAGGATAGAAGCAACAAAGATTATCATCATCGAGATGATCGGAGAGATAGAGACAGACGCAGAGATCGTGACAGAGATCGCCGACATCCCAGAGAGGAAAGAATCAAAGATCGTCACAGAGAAGAGCGTCCAGTTCAtccgaaagaaaaagaaagagtcAGATCTCGATCCAGATCCAGGTCTAAAGATCATGTAGTGCCCCCGTTCAGGGCAATGACTTATCGTGAGGAAAAAAGTAGAAACAAAATGGCGCAGCTTGAAAAATTAGGCATAGAACTAAAAGCTCCAGAAGGGGAAAATAGTGCAACGAATGTTCAGAGTGAACAGAATTATTATAATCCCCTGGCTACAGCTACTCAAGGAAAGTATGCGGAGCAAATACAGAAGCGGAAACTTCTGTGGGCTAACAAG TCAAAGCCGGACGAAAGTAAATCCACAAGTTTGGCAGCTGGAACAGCCAACACATGGGTTGGTACGACATTTACGCACGACCAAGACGGTAAAGTAACGGCAAAGTTCAAACGACTGATGGGGATCAAAGGTGACTTACCAGTTTCCGGACCTGGATCAGAAACTGGACCTAAACCAGAGATACTAAAAAAACAGGAAGAAATGTTCAGTAACATGGAACAGCAATACGAAGTTGCACGTGCTACAACCCACACTCAACGCGGAGTCGGATTTGGCTATGCTACGGGGGGGTATCAATTTCCACGATAA
- the LOC107224730 gene encoding arginine/serine-rich coiled-coil protein 2 isoform X4, which yields MLCEGLSRLPPSPNPKIKVSRRSQQKESNNNNSSGESSSERANSPATAQFRRGSKVEAGRSHSSSSDQRRSNHETHTTNPREEQKKEKSDRPRHSEDKYRGDDKYRKSAHDHDRRRRDSDHRDGKDGRKSRDDERRTKEEDKRKDRSASRSNREEKSEDKDRSNKDYHHRDDRRDRDRRRDRDRDRRHPREERIKDRHREERPVHPKEKERVRSRSRSRSKDHVVPPFRAMTYREEKSRNKMAQLEKLGIELKAPEGENSATNVQSEQNYYNPLATATQGKYAEQIQKRKLLWANKSKPDESKSTSLAAGTANTWVGTTFTHDQDGKVTAKFKRLMGIKGDLPVSGPGSETGPKPEILKKQEEMFSNMEQQYEVARATTHTQRGVGFGYATGGYQFPR from the exons ATGCTGTGTGAGGGTCTTTCAAGACTACCCCCAAGTCCTAATCCGAAGATAAAGGTGAGTAGAAGAAGCCAGCAGAAG gAAAGCAACAATAACAACTCTTCTGGCGAGTCAAGCAGCGAACGCGCCAACAGTCCCGCTACCGCACAGTTTCGGCGTGGGTCAAAAGTGGAAGCAGGGCGGTCGCATTCGTCATCCTCAGACCAGAG GCGATCGAACCATGAGACGCACACAACCAACCCACGAGAAGAACAGAAGAAGGAGAAATCAGACCGACCCAGACATTCAGAAGACAAATATCGCGGCGATGacaaatatcgaaaatctgcACACGACCATGACAGAAGAAGACGGGACAGTGATCACAGAGACGGGAAGGATGGCAGAAAGTCTAGAGATGACGAGAGGAGGACTAAGGAAGAAGACAAACGCAAAGATCGATCTGCTTCCAGGTCAAATAGAGAAGAGAAAAGCGAAGATAAGGATAGAAGCAACAAAGATTATCATCATCGAGATGATCGGAGAGATAGAGACAGACGCAGAGATCGTGACAGAGATCGCCGACATCCCAGAGAGGAAAGAATCAAAGATCGTCACAGAGAAGAGCGTCCAGTTCAtccgaaagaaaaagaaagagtcAGATCTCGATCCAGATCCAGGTCTAAAGATCATGTAGTGCCCCCGTTCAGGGCAATGACTTATCGTGAGGAAAAAAGTAGAAACAAAATGGCGCAGCTTGAAAAATTAGGCATAGAACTAAAAGCTCCAGAAGGGGAAAATAGTGCAACGAATGTTCAGAGTGAACAGAATTATTATAATCCCCTGGCTACAGCTACTCAAGGAAAGTATGCGGAGCAAATACAGAAGCGGAAACTTCTGTGGGCTAACAAG TCAAAGCCGGACGAAAGTAAATCCACAAGTTTGGCAGCTGGAACAGCCAACACATGGGTTGGTACGACATTTACGCACGACCAAGACGGTAAAGTAACGGCAAAGTTCAAACGACTGATGGGGATCAAAGGTGACTTACCAGTTTCCGGACCTGGATCAGAAACTGGACCTAAACCAGAGATACTAAAAAAACAGGAAGAAATGTTCAGTAACATGGAACAGCAATACGAAGTTGCACGTGCTACAACCCACACTCAACGCGGAGTCGGATTTGGCTATGCTACGGGGGGGTATCAATTTCCACGATAA
- the LOC107224730 gene encoding arginine/serine-rich coiled-coil protein 2 isoform X5 — protein MLCEGLSRLPPSPNPKIKESNNNNSSGESSSERANSPATAQFRRGSKVEAGRSHSSSSDQRRSNHETHTTNPREEQKKEKSDRPRHSEDKYRGDDKYRKSAHDHDRRRRDSDHRDGKDGRKSRDDERRTKEEDKRKDRSASRSNREEKSEDKDRSNKDYHHRDDRRDRDRRRDRDRDRRHPREERIKDRHREERPVHPKEKERVRSRSRSRSKDHVVPPFRAMTYREEKSRNKMAQLEKLGIELKAPEGENSATNVQSEQNYYNPLATATQGKYAEQIQKRKLLWANKSKPDESKSTSLAAGTANTWVGTTFTHDQDGKVTAKFKRLMGIKGDLPVSGPGSETGPKPEILKKQEEMFSNMEQQYEVARATTHTQRGVGFGYATGGYQFPR, from the exons ATGCTGTGTGAGGGTCTTTCAAGACTACCCCCAAGTCCTAATCCGAAGATAAAG gAAAGCAACAATAACAACTCTTCTGGCGAGTCAAGCAGCGAACGCGCCAACAGTCCCGCTACCGCACAGTTTCGGCGTGGGTCAAAAGTGGAAGCAGGGCGGTCGCATTCGTCATCCTCAGACCAGAG GCGATCGAACCATGAGACGCACACAACCAACCCACGAGAAGAACAGAAGAAGGAGAAATCAGACCGACCCAGACATTCAGAAGACAAATATCGCGGCGATGacaaatatcgaaaatctgcACACGACCATGACAGAAGAAGACGGGACAGTGATCACAGAGACGGGAAGGATGGCAGAAAGTCTAGAGATGACGAGAGGAGGACTAAGGAAGAAGACAAACGCAAAGATCGATCTGCTTCCAGGTCAAATAGAGAAGAGAAAAGCGAAGATAAGGATAGAAGCAACAAAGATTATCATCATCGAGATGATCGGAGAGATAGAGACAGACGCAGAGATCGTGACAGAGATCGCCGACATCCCAGAGAGGAAAGAATCAAAGATCGTCACAGAGAAGAGCGTCCAGTTCAtccgaaagaaaaagaaagagtcAGATCTCGATCCAGATCCAGGTCTAAAGATCATGTAGTGCCCCCGTTCAGGGCAATGACTTATCGTGAGGAAAAAAGTAGAAACAAAATGGCGCAGCTTGAAAAATTAGGCATAGAACTAAAAGCTCCAGAAGGGGAAAATAGTGCAACGAATGTTCAGAGTGAACAGAATTATTATAATCCCCTGGCTACAGCTACTCAAGGAAAGTATGCGGAGCAAATACAGAAGCGGAAACTTCTGTGGGCTAACAAG TCAAAGCCGGACGAAAGTAAATCCACAAGTTTGGCAGCTGGAACAGCCAACACATGGGTTGGTACGACATTTACGCACGACCAAGACGGTAAAGTAACGGCAAAGTTCAAACGACTGATGGGGATCAAAGGTGACTTACCAGTTTCCGGACCTGGATCAGAAACTGGACCTAAACCAGAGATACTAAAAAAACAGGAAGAAATGTTCAGTAACATGGAACAGCAATACGAAGTTGCACGTGCTACAACCCACACTCAACGCGGAGTCGGATTTGGCTATGCTACGGGGGGGTATCAATTTCCACGATAA
- the LOC107224715 gene encoding cyclin-dependent kinase 1 produces the protein MIDQKISMENFVKIEKIGEGTYGVVYKGKNKKTGQIVAMKKIRLESDDEGVPSTAIREISLLKELQHPNIVSLEDVLMEESRLYLIFEFLSMDLKKYMDTLGNGRLMEPEVVKSYLYQITQAILFCHQRRVLHRDLKPQNLLIDKNGVIKVADFGLGRAFGIPVRVYTHEVVTLWYRAPEVLLGSTRYSCPIDLWSIGCIFAEMATKKPLFQGDSEIDQLFRIFRVLRTPTEEIWPGVTQLPDYKATFPNWTSNNLASQVKVIDEEGLDLLQAMLVYDPVYRISARAALQHPYFNDLDKSKLPSK, from the exons ATgattgatcaaaaaattagCATGGAAAACTTtgtgaaaatcgaaaaaatcggCGAAG GAACCTATGGTGTTGTCtacaaaggaaaaaataagaaaaccggacaaattgtggcaatgaaaaaaattcgactaGAAAGCGACGATGAGGGAGTTCCTTCGACTGCAATCCGAGAAATATCTTTGCTAAAGGAGCTACAGCATCCCAACATTGTTAGTCTGGAAGATGTTTTGATGGAAGAATCACGactttatttaatatttgaatTCTTATCgatggatttgaaaaaatatatggaTACTTTAGGCAATGGAAGATTGATGGAACCTGAAGTTGTCAAATCCTACTTGTATCAg ATAACTCAAGCAATCCTGTTCTGTCATCAAAGACGTGTATTGCACCGTGACTTGAAGCCCCAGAATCTTCTTATTGACAAAAATGGAGTAATCAAGGTGGCAGACTTTGGATTGGGTCGAGCATTTGGTATTCCTGTGAGAGTGTATACCCACGAGGTGGTAACTCTCTGGTATAGGGCTCCTGAAGTTCTCTTAGGATCAACGAGGTATTCCTGCCCGATCGATCTTTGGAGCATTGGCTGTATCTTCGCTGAAATGGCCACAAAAAAGCCCCTCTTCCAAGGCGACAGCGAGATAGACCAGCTCTTTAGGATATTTCG AGTACTGCGAACCCCGACTGAGGAGATATGGCCAGGCGTGACACAGCTTCCTGACTACAAAGCGACATTCCCGAACTGGACATCCAACAATCTGGCATCCCAAGTCAAAGTGATAGATGAAGAAGGTCTTGATCTTTTGCAAGCGATGCTGGTGTATGATCCTGTGTATAGAATATCTGCAAGAGCAGCTCTGCAACACCCCTATTTTAACGACTTGGACAAGTCGAAATTACCGTCAAAGTGA
- the LOC107224735 gene encoding apolipoprotein D, translating into MKSIILCVAVLAALFGVGYSHSYHLGSCPVVEPVSRFDMNRYLGLWYVIQKTSTASKCITYNYTRGDEPGEYVLTQDSDHPILGLTPLKHEYHYTGELTVPEPSTPARMQVRFPLSVAGSASHVVFMTDYDNYAAMFSCQSLAFANRQSATILSRRRDLDRTRIDEIRQRLSSFGVDPYDMSIISQTGCPSGNNTVDISIDPHTFSAENIGHVVRKAGEKIGDGVEWVANAGSKVYHKLTGTGSEDSSTRPQNVVTANIRPNIQEPNPEVNDVEWIP; encoded by the exons atGAAGTCAATAATCCTCTGTGTGGCAGTTCTTGCCGCTTTGTTCGGCGTTGGGTATTCACACTCCTATCATCTCGGTTCTTGCCCAGTGGTCGAGCCAGTTTCTAGATTCGACATGAATCGG TATTTGGGACTGTGGTACGTGATCCAGAAGACGTCGACCGCTAGTAAATGCATCACTTATAACTACACGCGAGGAGATGAACCCGGCGAGTACGTGCTCACTCAGGACTCGGATCACCCAATTTTAG GACTAACGCCGTTGAAACACGAATACCATTACACGGGGGAGCTGACTGTACCGGAACCCAGCACGCCTGCACGCATGCAAGTCCGATTCCCACTGA GTGTGGCTGGCAGTGCTTCGCACGTTGTATTTATGACCGACTACGATAATTATGCGGCGATGTTCTCATGCCAGTCACTTGCTTTCGCCAATCGTCAAAGTGCTACGATCCTGTCGCGTCGTCGTGACCTGGACAGAACTCGCATCGACGAGATTCGCCAGCGTCTCAGCAGCTTCGGAGTCGATCCCTACGATATGAGCATAATATCGCAGACCGGATGTCCCAGTGGAAACAACACCGTCGACATCAGTATTGACCCGCATACATTTTCCGCTGAAAATATTGGCCACGTTGTGAGAAAGGCTGGGGAAAAGATCGGCGACGGTGTCGAATGGGTGGCGAATGCTGGCAGCAAGGTTTACCACAAGTTGACTGGAACAGGCTCCGAAGACTCGTCGACGCGACCGCAAAACGTCGTGACGGCGAATATTAGACCGAATATACAAGAACCCAATCCGGAAGTTAACGACGTCGAATGGATAccttaa